One segment of Clostridium ljungdahlii DSM 13528 DNA contains the following:
- a CDS encoding methyl-accepting chemotaxis protein translates to MKNLKVRGKINLLIVCIILILSASVLILVHHNLSNITDESYSNQLKSNSGMALKLLDEKYSGAWKEKGGKLYKGSKLISGDTKFVDSIKAETGEEVTIFLKDTRISTTVMNKGNRAVNTKALSEVSNKVLKSGEDFRGETKILNVPYEVIYKPIRDNEGNVLGMFFIGISKSVINNQIFQVFKSIGIIVLLIAILSVIAANIFVSKITKVLLYSAEYMNTLSKGDFTKEVPREYLNYKDEGGVLAKGIEGMRKSVNNLLYTIRNDFKTIVDESNSLVLISKELSGSSSDVSQTINQVAGANTNQAQELVAVNGVIDSFSNELSKIVEDINEIDRSSNEIDSMAKENSEKLPNIERSIAKVNDSFKMFKGDITEFSSNVLKINDITNIINSVSDQTNLLALNAAIEAARAGEAGKGFAVVAEEVRKLASQTKESSTSIDSLIKLLSNKIGAIVKETSEMDNEIVNQTKSINESIEAFTNITYAVNNIIPKIQKVNVSVDNLEKSKDKIVSSVEETSATAEEMAASTEEIAASSAEMSKSANKVYEVAENLESMTENLKGNITKFRINN, encoded by the coding sequence ATGAAAAATCTAAAAGTTAGGGGTAAAATAAATCTTTTAATAGTATGTATCATTTTGATTTTAAGTGCTTCAGTTCTTATATTAGTACATCATAATTTGAGTAATATAACAGATGAAAGCTATTCCAATCAATTGAAATCAAATTCTGGTATGGCTTTAAAGTTATTAGATGAAAAATATAGTGGAGCATGGAAAGAAAAGGGTGGCAAATTATACAAGGGGAGTAAACTCATAAGTGGAGATACTAAATTTGTAGATTCTATAAAAGCGGAGACAGGTGAAGAAGTTACTATATTCTTAAAAGATACAAGGATTTCTACGACGGTAATGAACAAAGGAAATAGAGCCGTAAATACAAAAGCTTTATCTGAGGTTTCAAATAAAGTGTTGAAATCTGGAGAAGACTTTAGGGGAGAAACAAAAATATTGAATGTACCCTATGAGGTAATATATAAACCAATCAGGGATAATGAAGGAAATGTACTGGGAATGTTTTTTATAGGTATTAGTAAAAGTGTAATAAATAATCAGATATTTCAAGTTTTTAAAAGCATAGGTATTATTGTGTTACTAATAGCTATATTGTCTGTTATAGCAGCAAATATTTTTGTATCTAAGATAACTAAAGTATTACTTTATTCTGCAGAGTATATGAATACTTTATCAAAAGGAGATTTTACTAAAGAAGTTCCTAGAGAATACTTGAATTATAAAGATGAAGGAGGAGTTTTAGCCAAAGGTATAGAAGGTATGAGAAAATCTGTGAATAATTTGTTGTATACTATTAGAAATGATTTTAAAACTATAGTTGATGAATCAAATAGCTTGGTTCTGATTTCTAAAGAATTATCTGGATCTTCAAGTGATGTATCCCAGACTATAAATCAGGTGGCAGGAGCAAATACAAATCAGGCACAAGAATTAGTTGCTGTAAATGGGGTTATAGATTCCTTTAGCAATGAATTGTCTAAGATAGTAGAGGATATAAATGAAATAGATAGGAGCTCTAATGAGATAGACAGTATGGCAAAAGAAAATAGTGAAAAACTGCCTAATATAGAAAGGTCTATCGCAAAGGTAAATGATTCTTTTAAAATGTTTAAGGGAGATATAACGGAGTTTAGCAGTAATGTGCTGAAAATAAATGACATAACTAATATTATAAACAGTGTTTCAGATCAAACTAACCTGCTAGCTTTAAATGCAGCTATAGAAGCAGCTAGGGCTGGAGAAGCTGGAAAAGGTTTTGCAGTTGTGGCAGAGGAAGTAAGAAAATTAGCTTCACAAACTAAGGAGTCTTCTACAAGTATAGATAGCTTAATTAAATTGCTTTCTAATAAAATAGGAGCCATAGTAAAGGAAACTTCAGAGATGGACAATGAAATTGTAAATCAAACTAAGTCTATAAATGAATCTATAGAAGCTTTTACTAATATAACTTATGCAGTTAATAATATAATACCTAAAATTCAAAAAGTGAATGTATCTGTAGACAACCTTGAAAAAAGCAAAGATAAAATAGTGAGTAGTGTAGAAGAAACCTCAGCTACTGCAGAAGAGATGGCTGCATCTACTGAGGAAATAGCTGCTTCCAGTGCTGAAATGAGTAAGTCTGCAAATAAAGTATACGAAGTTGCAGAAAACCTTGAAAGTATGACAGAAAATCTTAAGGGCAATATAACTAAATTTAGGATAAATAATTAA
- a CDS encoding penicillin-binding transpeptidase domain-containing protein encodes MKCKFLWCIFIALSIFTVTACSSKSNMVKSSLNSYIDAWTKCNYDLMYSKMDKDSKSRIAKKDFVSRYNNIYSGIEAKNINVKIDSSSDIKYEDGAAKVPIKVSMDTAAGKLDFSNSISLKKEKDNDKTDWKVVWSPSNIFPDLKEGDKIRIDTVQGKRGTIYDRNGNPIAEDGRAAQIGIVPETLEQNGEKSKENIAALLNISKEDINKKLSASYVKKDMFVPIKIIQEDDSNLAVLQRISGVKVQYIKERVYPLKNAAAHLTGYVHKVTAEELKTNKNYGPDDIIGKSGLEQIYESTLRAQNGYEIYIVDKNNKKKKTLIKRKVHNGKDIKLTIDSKIQSLLYNELQQDAGMGVSMNPKTGEVLALVSTPSFDPNDFVMGMSSDTWKTLNEDKRRPLYNRFQSNVVPGSVFKPITAAIGLKDGKLNPQVSKNISGLKWQKDSSWGKYYVTRVEDYGEPSNLLNALVYSDNIYFAKTALDIGKDTMETELKNWGLGEGMPFEYGLSRSQLASKGNIKTEVQLADSGYGQGEILLNPVHLMAMYDSFVNEGNIIKPYLIYKDNAKAQIWKKDVYPKEDANIILNDLEQVVSNPKGTGHEAYIPGMALAGKTGTAEIKASQEDTSGTEVGWFAAVNVDNPKLLVIAMVENAKEKGGSHYVVPIVKSVFEQVR; translated from the coding sequence ATGAAATGTAAATTTTTATGGTGTATTTTCATAGCATTATCTATATTTACAGTCACTGCGTGCAGCAGCAAAAGTAATATGGTAAAAAGTAGTTTAAATAGTTACATAGATGCATGGACAAAATGCAACTATGATTTAATGTACAGTAAGATGGATAAAGATAGTAAATCTAGGATTGCTAAAAAAGATTTTGTGAGTCGTTACAATAATATTTACAGTGGAATAGAAGCAAAGAATATAAATGTAAAGATTGACAGCAGCAGTGACATAAAATATGAAGATGGAGCTGCAAAAGTTCCAATAAAGGTAAGTATGGATACTGCAGCAGGTAAATTAGATTTTTCAAACAGTATAAGTTTAAAAAAAGAAAAGGATAATGACAAAACAGATTGGAAAGTAGTGTGGAGTCCTTCTAATATATTTCCGGATTTAAAAGAAGGGGATAAAATAAGAATAGATACTGTACAGGGAAAAAGGGGTACGATTTATGATAGAAATGGCAATCCTATAGCAGAGGATGGTAGGGCAGCACAAATTGGGATTGTACCTGAAACTTTAGAACAAAATGGTGAAAAATCTAAGGAAAATATAGCTGCCCTATTAAACATTTCAAAAGAAGATATAAATAAGAAACTCTCTGCATCTTATGTAAAAAAGGATATGTTTGTACCTATAAAGATAATACAGGAAGACGACAGTAATCTAGCTGTACTTCAAAGAATTTCTGGAGTAAAAGTGCAGTATATAAAGGAAAGAGTGTATCCGTTAAAAAATGCAGCTGCGCATTTAACAGGGTATGTACATAAAGTTACTGCAGAAGAATTAAAAACAAATAAAAATTATGGACCTGATGATATAATAGGTAAATCAGGATTAGAACAAATATATGAAAGTACTTTAAGAGCTCAAAACGGATATGAAATTTATATTGTAGATAAAAATAATAAGAAAAAAAAGACTCTCATAAAGAGAAAAGTACATAATGGAAAAGATATAAAACTTACTATAGATTCTAAAATTCAAAGTTTACTATATAATGAATTGCAGCAAGATGCTGGCATGGGTGTTAGCATGAATCCTAAAACGGGGGAGGTTCTAGCCCTTGTAAGTACTCCTTCTTTTGATCCTAATGATTTTGTAATGGGTATGTCAAGTGATACTTGGAAAACTTTAAATGAAGATAAGAGAAGACCTTTATACAATAGATTTCAGAGCAATGTAGTTCCCGGATCTGTTTTCAAGCCTATTACAGCAGCAATAGGTTTAAAGGATGGTAAATTAAATCCACAAGTGTCTAAAAATATTTCTGGACTTAAATGGCAAAAAGACAGTAGTTGGGGAAAGTATTATGTTACACGAGTAGAGGATTATGGCGAGCCTAGCAATCTTTTGAATGCTCTTGTTTATTCAGATAATATATATTTTGCAAAAACTGCACTGGATATTGGAAAAGACACTATGGAGACAGAACTTAAAAATTGGGGGCTAGGTGAGGGAATGCCTTTTGAGTATGGACTCTCTAGATCACAATTAGCTTCAAAAGGAAATATAAAAACAGAGGTGCAGCTGGCAGACAGCGGATATGGCCAGGGAGAAATTCTATTAAACCCAGTTCACTTAATGGCAATGTATGATTCTTTTGTGAATGAAGGGAATATTATAAAACCATACCTTATATATAAAGATAATGCCAAGGCACAGATATGGAAAAAAGATGTATATCCTAAAGAAGATGCAAATATTATTTTAAATGACCTAGAACAGGTAGTTTCAAACCCTAAAGGGACAGGACATGAAGCATATATACCTGGAATGGCTTTGGCAGGAAAGACAGGTACTGCAGAGATAAAGGCTTCACAGGAGGATACTAGTGGAACGGAAGTTGGATGGTTTGCTGCAGTTAATGTAGATAATCCAAAGCTTTTAGTAATAGCCATGGTGGAAAATGCTAAAGAAAAGGGAGGAAGCCATTATGTGGTCCCTATAGTCAAAAGTGTTTTTGAGCAAGTAAGATAG
- the proB gene encoding glutamate 5-kinase, with product MNIREKYLKDAKKVVVKVGTSTLITEDGSLDLYRIEEIVRQICYLQNQGKSVVLVTSGAIGVGFLKLGLKTKPKDICEKQAAAAIGQGILLNIYEKMFSEHGKIVAQILLTKNDLDIVDNYTHAQNTFTALLKRGVIPIVNENDAVAVEEIKFGDNDTLSALIAKTIHADLLILLSDIDGLYSSDPQSDKDAKLISCVPKITKEIEDCSKGSHSNVGTGGMYTKIKAAKIAVSSGISMIIANGSQDSVIEDIVSNKEIGTLFEAEK from the coding sequence ATGAACATTAGAGAAAAATATTTAAAGGATGCTAAAAAAGTTGTAGTTAAGGTAGGCACTTCTACTCTTATAACCGAAGATGGATCTTTGGATTTGTATAGAATAGAGGAAATAGTAAGGCAAATTTGTTATTTGCAAAATCAAGGTAAAAGTGTAGTTTTAGTAACTTCTGGAGCTATTGGTGTTGGATTTTTGAAATTGGGACTTAAAACAAAGCCAAAAGACATATGTGAAAAGCAAGCTGCTGCGGCTATTGGCCAGGGAATACTTTTGAATATATATGAAAAGATGTTTTCAGAACATGGTAAAATAGTTGCTCAAATTTTACTTACAAAAAATGATCTGGATATTGTGGACAATTATACTCATGCCCAAAATACCTTCACAGCACTTTTAAAACGTGGAGTAATACCCATAGTTAATGAAAATGATGCAGTTGCGGTAGAGGAAATAAAATTTGGTGATAACGATACTCTTTCAGCTTTGATTGCAAAGACCATTCATGCAGATCTTCTCATACTGCTCTCAGATATTGATGGACTTTATAGTTCTGATCCTCAATCAGATAAAGATGCCAAATTAATAAGCTGTGTTCCTAAAATAACTAAGGAAATTGAAGATTGCAGTAAGGGATCTCACAGCAATGTTGGAACAGGTGGTATGTATACTAAAATTAAGGCGGCAAAAATAGCAGTATCATCGGGGATATCTATGATAATAGCAAATGGATCCCAAGATTCTGTTATAGAAGATATAGTTTCAAATAAAGAAATTGGAACTTTATTTGAAGCAGAAAAATAA
- a CDS encoding HlyD family secretion protein, with translation MVNKIVSIIKKYKIAAIGILVGIAVILCGIISYFWYENTYYISTNDAVVGADVVNVNTQIQGKLLEFDINEGDEVNKDEILARQEVTNTPDSSIDSSLVRAPISGIIVKKQSTQGEFKLAGQTIATVADEDNVYVTANIDEKEIQNVKVGQAVTVKLDEFNGKKFNGKVKSIGLVSQNGLNQSSKDKNGEFKKVNQKVPVKIQFNKTKGLVLGTNASVKIRVK, from the coding sequence GTGGTTAATAAAATAGTTAGTATAATCAAGAAATATAAAATAGCAGCTATTGGAATATTAGTAGGAATTGCAGTAATATTGTGCGGTATAATATCTTATTTCTGGTATGAAAACACTTATTATATTTCAACAAATGATGCAGTAGTGGGTGCAGATGTAGTTAATGTAAATACTCAAATTCAAGGTAAATTACTAGAGTTTGATATAAATGAGGGCGATGAAGTTAATAAAGATGAGATATTGGCCAGACAGGAAGTTACAAATACCCCGGATTCAAGTATAGATTCATCTTTAGTGAGAGCTCCTATAAGTGGTATAATTGTGAAAAAGCAGAGTACTCAGGGAGAATTTAAATTAGCTGGTCAAACTATAGCTACTGTAGCAGATGAAGATAATGTTTATGTAACTGCAAATATAGATGAAAAAGAAATTCAAAATGTGAAAGTTGGTCAAGCTGTTACTGTTAAGTTGGATGAATTTAATGGTAAAAAGTTTAATGGAAAAGTAAAATCCATTGGATTAGTATCACAAAATGGTTTAAATCAATCTTCTAAAGATAAAAATGGTGAGTTTAAAAAAGTAAATCAAAAAGTGCCAGTTAAAATTCAGTTCAATAAGACTAAGGGATTGGTTTTAGGAACTAATGCAAGTGTCAAGATTCGTGTAAAATAA
- the lepB gene encoding signal peptidase I encodes MEHKGVLKNIGGYVFYIILAVVFALTFRTYVFARTTVIGPSMQPTFHDKDSVFLEKVSTETGHISRGEIVTFYSKDENNDDYIKRVIGIAGDKVEIKDGKVYLNGQLLSEDYLPKGTITEPNSLITQYVIPKGYVFVLGDNRGNSTDSRILGPINLKDIRGHVILRVYPFNNIRAF; translated from the coding sequence ATGGAACATAAGGGAGTTTTAAAGAATATAGGCGGATATGTATTTTATATTATATTAGCAGTTGTGTTTGCATTGACATTTAGGACCTATGTTTTTGCAAGAACAACTGTGATAGGACCTTCTATGCAGCCTACATTTCATGATAAGGATTCTGTATTTTTAGAAAAAGTAAGTACTGAAACCGGTCATATAAGTAGAGGAGAAATTGTTACTTTTTATTCTAAAGACGAAAATAATGATGATTACATAAAAAGAGTTATAGGAATAGCTGGAGATAAGGTTGAAATAAAAGATGGAAAGGTATATTTAAATGGACAACTTCTTTCAGAAGATTATCTTCCTAAGGGAACAATTACTGAACCTAATTCTCTTATTACACAATATGTAATCCCTAAAGGATATGTTTTTGTACTTGGAGACAATAGGGGAAATAGTACTGACAGCAGAATACTTGGACCAATAAATTTGAAAGACATAAGAGGACATGTTATCTTGAGAGTATACCCTTTTAATAATATCAGGGCATTTTAA
- a CDS encoding YdbC family protein, which produces MAGIKYEIKENKGVLSESPKGWKKELNLVSWNDRTAKYDIRDWSQEHDKMGKGVTLTVDELRELKNILNNMDLS; this is translated from the coding sequence ATGGCAGGTATAAAATATGAAATAAAAGAAAATAAAGGAGTATTATCAGAATCCCCTAAAGGATGGAAGAAAGAATTAAATTTAGTTAGCTGGAATGATAGAACTGCTAAATATGATATAAGAGATTGGTCACAAGAACATGATAAAATGGGAAAGGGAGTTACCCTAACTGTAGATGAACTGAGGGAGTTAAAAAACATATTAAATAATATGGATTTGTCTTAG
- a CDS encoding purple acid phosphatase family protein, translating to MKKKYLSMIIAALIAATSTIAPIYSVHAAYDNTTINTNLNSTVKPDHITLTWTKDPKTTQTITWRTSTNVTKGLVQYKNLTTGETKTFNATKQDFSTSSTDINTGCMNLFSVTLENLTPGTKYSYMVGDGQNWSTENKFKTEASKEDDVKFIVFGDSQSGNADVPNYAPWNKTVQNAYSKNKDADFMINVGDLVEKGQDYRHWNNWFNAAKGVIDNLPEMPVQGNHETYNAVGWDSTKPKYFTNQFKVPMNGPDGFKGQVYSYDYGNVHFVMLDSQEDEESSNNDELAAIGADPRLVIYGTPIAFGSNQAEIIKGKAYVNPNYITMYLGGSYDSASMKLTIDKQTYSFNAKDLSPSKNVSLDALSKAGFNCSYNTQFNMIMIDK from the coding sequence ATGAAGAAAAAATACTTATCCATGATAATAGCTGCACTTATTGCTGCCACATCAACAATAGCTCCAATATACTCAGTTCATGCAGCTTACGATAATACAACTATTAATACTAATTTAAATTCTACTGTAAAACCTGATCACATTACTTTAACCTGGACTAAAGACCCTAAAACTACACAAACAATCACCTGGAGAACTAGTACAAATGTAACTAAAGGATTAGTTCAATATAAAAACTTGACTACTGGAGAAACAAAAACTTTTAATGCTACTAAACAAGATTTTTCTACATCAAGCACTGATATAAATACTGGATGTATGAATTTATTTTCAGTTACCTTAGAAAATCTTACTCCAGGAACTAAGTATAGTTATATGGTAGGAGATGGCCAAAATTGGAGTACTGAAAATAAATTTAAAACAGAAGCAAGCAAAGAAGACGATGTTAAATTTATTGTTTTTGGGGATTCTCAAAGTGGAAATGCTGATGTTCCAAATTATGCTCCTTGGAATAAGACTGTTCAAAATGCCTATTCTAAAAATAAAGATGCAGATTTCATGATAAATGTTGGTGATTTAGTTGAAAAGGGCCAAGATTATAGGCATTGGAACAACTGGTTTAATGCTGCTAAAGGAGTTATTGACAATTTACCTGAAATGCCAGTTCAAGGCAATCACGAAACCTACAATGCAGTTGGCTGGGATTCAACTAAACCTAAATATTTTACAAATCAATTTAAAGTTCCGATGAACGGTCCTGATGGTTTCAAAGGGCAAGTATATTCTTACGATTACGGAAATGTTCATTTCGTTATGTTAGATAGCCAGGAAGATGAAGAATCTTCAAATAATGATGAATTAGCAGCCATAGGTGCTGATCCAAGGTTAGTTATATATGGAACACCAATTGCATTTGGAAGTAATCAAGCTGAAATCATAAAAGGTAAAGCTTATGTAAATCCAAATTATATAACTATGTACTTAGGTGGAAGCTATGATTCAGCTTCAATGAAATTGACTATAGATAAGCAAACCTATAGTTTCAATGCCAAAGATCTTTCTCCTAGTAAAAATGTGAGTTTAGATGCTTTATCTAAAGCAGGTTTTAATTGCAGCTATAATACCCAATTTAACATGATTATGATAGATAAGTAG
- a CDS encoding glutamate-5-semialdehyde dehydrogenase gives MDVGSYVVEKAKTASRAARILSNMGPNLKNKALDDMAEALQNNKELILQANKLDLDNAKKSGKGKAFIDRLELNQKRIDSMAGGLIKVASLPDPIGEVSKMWKRPNGLRIGKVRVPLGTIGIIYEARPNVTVDAAALCLKSGNSVILRGGKEAINSNVAIYNTINKAAVSAGLPEGAIEFIDITEREAVETLMKLNEYVDVLIPRGGRGLINSIVKNSTVPVIQTGIGNCHVYVDESADLSMAENIVVNAKTQRPAVCNAMETLLVHKNAAENFLPHLGETLKSLGVEIRGCSETKKLIPYAKLATEEDYDTEFLDLILAVKVVNSLDEAMDHIYKYGTKHSEAIITNDYNASQRFLNEVDAAAVYVNASTRFTDGEQFGFGAEIGISTQKLHARGPMGLNELTTSKYVVYGEGQIRK, from the coding sequence ATGGATGTAGGTAGTTATGTTGTAGAAAAAGCTAAAACTGCAAGTAGGGCTGCAAGAATATTATCTAATATGGGTCCGAATTTAAAAAATAAAGCTTTAGATGATATGGCAGAGGCACTTCAAAACAACAAAGAACTTATTTTACAAGCTAATAAGTTAGATCTGGATAATGCTAAAAAATCAGGTAAAGGTAAAGCTTTTATCGACAGACTTGAACTAAACCAAAAGAGAATAGATTCTATGGCAGGTGGACTTATTAAAGTTGCATCACTTCCAGATCCTATTGGTGAAGTGTCTAAAATGTGGAAAAGGCCTAATGGACTGCGTATTGGAAAAGTGAGAGTACCTCTTGGAACAATAGGAATAATATATGAAGCTAGGCCAAATGTAACTGTGGATGCTGCTGCACTTTGCCTTAAAAGTGGAAATTCAGTTATTTTAAGAGGAGGGAAGGAGGCAATAAACTCCAATGTAGCTATATACAATACAATAAATAAAGCTGCTGTTAGTGCCGGACTTCCAGAAGGGGCTATTGAATTTATAGATATAACTGAAAGAGAAGCAGTGGAAACTTTGATGAAACTTAACGAATATGTAGATGTACTAATACCAAGAGGGGGCAGGGGACTTATCAATTCCATAGTAAAGAATTCTACAGTGCCTGTAATCCAAACTGGTATAGGAAATTGTCACGTTTATGTGGATGAAAGTGCAGATTTAAGCATGGCAGAAAATATAGTGGTAAATGCAAAAACTCAAAGACCAGCAGTTTGCAATGCTATGGAGACATTGCTTGTACACAAAAACGCTGCTGAAAATTTCCTGCCTCATTTGGGAGAAACCTTAAAAAGTTTGGGAGTTGAAATAAGAGGATGTAGTGAAACGAAAAAATTGATTCCCTATGCAAAATTGGCAACGGAAGAGGACTATGATACAGAATTTCTAGATTTGATATTGGCTGTAAAAGTAGTGAATTCGCTGGATGAAGCAATGGATCATATTTATAAATATGGAACAAAACATTCTGAAGCTATAATAACAAATGATTATAACGCATCTCAAAGATTTTTAAATGAAGTTGATGCTGCGGCAGTTTATGTAAATGCTTCTACTAGATTTACTGATGGTGAGCAGTTTGGATTTGGTGCCGAAATAGGTATAAGTACCCAGAAGCTTCATGCGAGAGGGCCTATGGGATTAAACGAACTTACTACTTCAAAGTATGTAGTCTATGGAGAAGGACAGATACGAAAATAG